The genomic stretch AGGCGGTGGACCGCAACAGCCGCTCGGAACTTGCCGCGCTGAAGACCAACGTCGAACTGGCCACCGGCGCACCGGACCTGATGCTCTCCTTCGAGGACAGCGTCGAGATCAACGGCTCGGCCAAGGACGTGTACGACTTCATCAACGAGGCGAACCTCTGGAAGGACCGCCTGCCGCACGTCGCCAAGGTCGACCTGACCGAGGAGACGCCCGGCCTCCAGGTGCTGCGGATGGACACCCTGACCAAGGACGGATCGTCCCACACCACCGAGTCGGTCCGCGTGTGCTTCCCGCACCACCGCATCGTCTACAAGCAGACCACGCTGCCCGCCCTGATGGCCCTGCACACCGGGCGCTGGACCCTGGTCGAGGACGACCGGGGCGTCACCACCGCCACCTCCCAGCACACGGTGATCGTCAACACCGAGAACATCCACGCGATCCTGGGCGAGAGCGCGGGCGTCCCCGAGGCCCGCACCTTCCTGCGCAACGCGCTCGGCACCAACAGCCGCGCCACACTGGGCCACGCCAAGACCTACGCGGAAGCCAAGGCGCAACCGTGAGTGCGGTGTTGGAGGACCGCGCCGCGTTCCTGGAGTGGTTCGGCGAGCGGCGCGCGGCGAACACCTACCGCGTGACGCCGGTGCCGCTCGACTCGCTCGACGGCTGGCACTTCGACCCCGGCACCGGAAATCTCGGGCACCGCAGCGGCGGCTTCTTCACCGTGGAGGGGATCGAGGCGTCCCTGGGCGAGGATGTCGGCACCTGGACGCAGCCGATCATCATCCAGGACGAGATCGGCATCCTGGGGATCCTGGTCAAGCTGTTCGACGGCAAGCCGTACTTCCTGATGCAGGCGAAGATGGAGCCGGGCAATGTGAACACGCTCCAGCTCTCCCCGACGGTCCAGGCGACGCGCAGCAACTACACCCGCGTGCACCGCGGGAGCGCGGTCCCCTACCTGGAGTACTTCGTGGACCCCCGGCAGGGCCGACGGGTCTTCGACTCCCTCCAGTCCGAGCAGGGGTCGTGGTTCCTCGCCAAACGCAACCGGAACATGATCGTCGAGATCCCCGAGGAAGCCGAGGTCCCCGCACACGACAGCTTCCGCTGGGTGAGCCAGGACCTGCTCAAGGACCTGCTGCGGATCGACAACGTAGTCAACATGGACTCCAGGACAGTCCTGTCCGGCCTGCCGTTCCTCCACGGCGAACAGTCCGCCACCGGCGACGAACCGCACACGAAGGCGGAGATCCTCAGCTGGTTCACCGAGGCCCGCAGCAACCACGTACTGGAACGCCGCCGCATCCCCCTGAACCAGGTCAAGGGCTGGAGCCGGGGCCCGGAGCGCATCGAGCACGAGCGGGGAACCTTCTTCACCGTGCTCGGAGTCGAGGTGGAGGCGAGCAGCCGCGAGGTGGCCCGCTGGTCACAGCCGCTGTTGGCCCCGGTGGACCGAGGAGTGGTCGCGTTCCTGGCCCGCCGCACGAGCCCGGAGGCCGACTGGCAGGTGCTGGTCCACGCCCAGAGCGAGGCAGGAACCTCGGACGTGGTGGAGATGTCCCCCACGGTGAACTGCGTCCCCGCCAACTACACCCATCTGCCGCCCCAGCAACGCCCCCCGTTCCTGGACCACGTCCTCACCGCCCCGCCTTCCCGCATCCACTTCGACACGGTGCTCTCGGAGGAGGGCGGCCGCTTCCACCACGCGGAGAACCGCTACGTACTGGTCGAAGTCCCCGACGACTTCGGGGCCGCCGCCCAACTGCCCGACGACTACATCTGGATGACCCGCCGCCAACTGACCGGCTTCGTCCGCTACGGCAACCACGTCAACGTGGTCGCCCGCTCACTCCTCGCCTGCCTCATGGACTAGGGAGAACCCGGATGCCTTCCGTGGGCCTGGGCCTGCTCGGCTGCGCCGACATCGCGATCCGCAAGGTACTGCCCGCCCTGACCCCGGAGAGCGGGATGCGCCTGGTGGCCGTCGCCAGCCGCACCCCCGAGAAGGCCAAGGAGGCAGCCGCCCGCTTCAACACCCGAGCGGTGACCGGCTACCAGGAACTCCTGACGGACCCCGAGGTGGAGGCGGTGTACATCCCGCTCCCCCCGGCACTGCGCGCGCCGTGGATACGGGCAGCCCTGGACGCGGGCAAACACGTCTTCGCGGAAAAGCCCCTGACCACGAACGCGCAGGAAACAGCCGCCCTGGCGGCACGGGCGAGCGCCTCCGGCTTGACGCTGATGGAGAACTACATGTTCGTCCACCACGCCCAGCACGAGTACGTACGCACCCTGCTGTCCGAAGGCGCAATCGGCGAACTGCGCACGATGCAGGCGGCGTTCACGATCCCCCCACGCCCACCCACCGACCACCGCCTCGACACCGCCCTGGGCGGCGGAGCCCTGCTGGACGGCGCGGGCTACCCGATCAGGGCGGCGCAGTACTTCCTGGGCGACGACCTGACGGTGCTGGGTGCGAGCCTTCGCCGAAGCGCCCCCGATGCCGTGGACACAGCGGGCGCCGCACTGCTCCGCACCGCCACCGGAATCACCGCCCACATCACCTTCGGCATGGAGCACTTCTACGTCTCCCGCTACCAACTCCTGGGCACCAAGGGCCAGATAACAGTGGACCACGCCTTCACCACCCCGGCGGACCACCGCCCCGTGATCCGCATGGACCACCAGAACCACCAGGAGCAGCGCACCCTGACCCCGGACAACCAGTGCGCGAACACGCTCACCCGCTTCGCCACCGCCGTCCGCACCGGCACCCCCACGGACATCGCGACGAGCGTGGCGCAGAGCAGGATCGTCGAGGCGATCGGAAACGCGGCTGCTCGGTGAGATCATCGGGGTGGGCGGACCGGACCTCCTCTGCCCCTGTGTCCCATCCTCATGACAAGGCAGAGCCACTTGAACGACAAGGCGCCCCAGCAGCCGGACCCCCGATCCGCCATCTCCGAGCCCGAACTCGTGGGGTCCTCGCTGCCTCCGATGCCCCCGGTGCCGCCCGCGGCGCCCCTGCCCTGGGGCGCCGCCCCACCCGGCCGTAGACGCAGGCGTGCCTTCATAGTCGGCGCCGCCATCGCCGTACTCCTGGCCGGTGGCGGCATCGCCTGGTGGGCGTTGACCGGCGACGGCGACGCGCTGGACCACGTCGAGGTCTCGGGCGGCAGGCTCGTCAAGGACGACATCGACATGTACGAGGAGTGCGACGACACCGACGAGTACGGGTACAACGACTGTGACACGTACGGCGATTCAGCCCAGCCGACCTACGAGTTCGACTACAAGATCACCAATAAGGGCGACGAACCCGCCAACTACTCCGTCATCATCAACGGCTTCGACGAGGACGGCGAATTCGTCACCCAGACCTACATCGGTGCGACGCACCTGGACCCCGGCAAGAGCGACTCCGACAAGGGCCAGTTCGACGACTACCTCCCCCTCGAAGACGGCCACGAGTTGTCCGACATCAAGTCGGTGAAGGTCGGCTACGTCGACCGCACGGCCCTGGCCAACTGACCCCGGCGACCGCCCGTCACACCAGACGCCTGATCTCCCCACGCACTCGGTAGAAACCACCCGAGGCGGAGTGCAGCGCGTCCACCACATAGCGGGCCCCGGGCTGGCGGATCGCCCGCGGGAACTGGACGTTCCAACTCGGCTCGTAGCCGTCGGAGATCACCCGCACGCGCACCCGGCCGCCCTGCTCGAAGCACTCCACCACGACTCCACTCCCCGCCGCGGGAACAGCGCTGACCGTGGCGACGGAGTCGGCGGTGGTCAGCGGTGCGTACGTCGGCAGGGCGGCCGCCAGCTTGATGTCGGCGGCGACCGGGACGGTGCCCGACTGGGCGGCGTTGATCGCGGCCTCGCTCGCGTCGATGCAGGCGAGTGAGCCGTCGGTGGAGACGGTGTAGAGCCGTCCGTCGTGGTACTGCATGGAGAGCGCCGAGCCGCCGCCCGTGCCGAGCTTCCACAGCCGCGTGCCGTCGGCGGTGAAGCAGTAGACGGAGGAAGCGGAGTCGCCCGCGAAGACGTACCGCCCACCGGGGGACGTGGCGCACGAGTACACCGCGGCGTCGCACTGGTAGGAGGCTTCGACGAGGCCGGAGGACTTGGCGAGCCGCTGGACGACCCGCCGCCCCGTCCCGGCGTAGACCGCGTCCTCCTCCTGCCATCCGAAGAGCACATTGCCGCTGGTCGCGGTGTGCCAGAGCTGGCGGGTGCCGTCCGCCGCGTAGGCCGTCACACCGCTGCTGTGCCCGTGGTAGACGGCGCGGTCGTCGGCCCGCACCATCCATCCGTGCTCCCCGGACGAGTTGCGCGACCACTGGAGCTCGTCCTCGTGGTCGATGACCGTCAGTCCGCCGTCGCGGTCGGACACGTGCAGCACGCCCGCGTGGATGTCCAGCCAGAAGATGTCCACGTTGGCGGCGATGTCGTAGGCGGCGAACGGAACCTTGGCCGAAAGGTCGTACACCCGGCCGTCGTCGCAGCCCGCGTAGATCCAGAAGTCGTCCGCCACCAGGCACTTCACGCCGTCGGGCAGGGAGTAGTGCGCCAGCACTTCACCGTCGTGGCTCAGGTTGTAGACGCTGCCCTCCTGGTTGCCGACCCAGCAGCGGTCCTCGTCGACATGGATGCCGAACGCCGAGGCCCCCGTGCGGAATCGCCACAGCACCGGAGCGGTCGCCCGCGCTGTGGACGGGGCGGACGTCACCTGACGGCGCGTCACAGCCCGGGCGGCGCGCTGCCCTTGGACAGCGGGCGCGTACCCCTTCCGCACCTTCTCGGCGATCTTCTTCGCCGCCGCTGCCTGTGCCTTCTCGACCGTCGGGAAGCTGGAGCTCTGGCGCTGCCCGTCCACGCCGATCCGTCCGAACCGCACGGAGACGGTGGTGCCCTCGACGGTCACCTCGTAGAACTTGTGGGCGCTGCCGCTTTCCTGGGACAGCTCCAGATACGTCGTGTTCCCCGACTGTCGTACCTGCGCAGCGGACACAGCACACCCCTCACCAAGGCCCGGTCGGCCGCGGTGCGGCCGATCTCCAGTGACTCCAAACTAGCGGCCACCACTGACATCGACGTCCCGGGATCTGTCACGGGCCGCTTCTCAGGAGAGCCGGGCAAGCAACGCCCGTACCGCCCGCTGAAGTTGCTCGTCCTTCTCGATGCTCTGCCCCCAGTCGCGTTCTGCTGCCACGCGGCGAGCAGCACGTCGAGCACGGTGTCCGCTTCGGCCTCGCCGCCGATGTCCCAGATCGCGGCGGTGCAATGGACGCGCACCCACTCGTAGTTGTGGCCGAGCAGTTCCCGGAGGCGGGGCAGTGCGGTGCGGCGGGCGGCCCGATCCGGCCCAGTACGTCGGCGGCTCCGGAGGCCGTGGGCCAGGCGCTCTCGGCGAGGAGCTCGTACAGCAGAGGCAACACTTCCTCGGAGTCACCGCCGATGTCCCACAGCGCGGCGACGGCCGCCGTCCTGACGTGACCGTCGGAGGAGCGGATCAGGGGGCGGATCGCCGCCAGGGCCGAGGCCGCCGTGGCGCCGAACGCACCGAGTGCCTGGAGAACGGAGCGGCCAATGCCACCCGCCTCTCCGTCCCGCGCCAGCAGATCGACAAGCGTGGGAACGGCCGCCGGATCACCGAGCCGGACCAGCGCGATCACCAGCGCACCCGCGCTCATGCCGAACCCCCGAGACTCGTCCGCGGACGGCACTATGCCCGGCGGCACTGACATCGCCGGGGTGCGTGAACGCGGGCGATCGAGGTCAGCGACCCTTCTTCGCGGCAGGCTCCAGAATCGCCACGCACTCCACATGATGAGTCATCGGAAAGATGTCAGCCTGATCGGGTCACGGAAAAGCCCAGGTCAGAGCAGGTCCGTCGGCTTGTTGCCCCTCTTGCGGGCGCCCGGAGCGTCAAACGAGCGTCACGCCGGACCGGCCGTCCCTCCCTACATGGGGCGGAAGAAGCTGCCCCGAACAGCCCGCTCCGGCCGCCGACTCGCACATCGTGCCCCGTGGCCTCTCCGGCCGCCACAATGGAGTTGTGCCCTCCACCCCACAGCAGCCCGCGCCGAGGGACCTCTCTGGCGCGGACGCTGAGGACCTCGCGCTGTACGGGGAAAAGTTCCGGCGCCGTCTGCCCGTGTCGATGGACGAGCTGCAAGGGCCGGCTCACGGTGTCGTGGAACTGCCGCTGCACATGGGTTGGTCCGGGATGACTTCATACGACGTGGGCAAGCCACGCCAGCGCATGGGCCTGTACCGCACCGTCCTGCACGAGGGCCTGTGCGACGACCTGCCCCAATACCTCAACCAGGACCTGGTCCTCCAGCTGTGGCCGGTACTGCGCACCCTCGTCGGTTGCACCGTGCGCACCCGTGCGGGAGGACGCCTTCCCCCAGCTCGTCTCCCGCACCCGGGCAGCCGCGTGACGGACATGCCGGAGCTGCACACGCGGTGCCTGACGGATGTGATCGCGCTGGGTTCCCCGTATCCACTGATTCTCACCGGTTGATAGGCCGTGCGGACACACCGCCTCGTGAATCGCCCCAGCCAGGACCTCGACGTCGACACTGAGAACCCGACGCCAATGGCCGACACCGCCGCCACGCCCCGCGCCGGCCGGAAGCCTGCGGTTGGAAGGTGCACACGCTGGAGACCGCGGCTGGTGGCTGGCGGGCGCCGGGCTCGCGGCCTTCCACCCACACCGGCTGCCGGACCTCGCCTCACTGAAGGCTCCGCCGCTGGAGCGCGATTGAGCCCGCCAGAGGTTCCTTGACGCCGCCTGACGCTGCTTGAGGACAGAAGCTGACCGCAAGTCCTCCTACGGTCGTTCCATGACTGAGACGCAGAACATCCTTGTGACCGGAGCCACCGGAACCGTCGGCCTCCAGGTCGTCACCGAACTGCTCGCCCGCGGCCACCGGGTCCGCGCCCTCACCCGGGACGCGGCGAAAGCCGACTTCCCGGCCGACGTCGAGGTCGTGGAGGGCGACCTGACCTACCCCGACAGCCTGATCCCGGCCCTGGAGGGCGTCACCGGCCTCCACCTGATCACCTTCGGCGGCGCCTACTTCGCCCCGCTGGAGACGGGCCCGCGGATCCTGGAACTGGCCCGCGCGGCCGGCGTACGCCGGGTCACGGTGCTGCACGGTGGCGGGCCGTCACGGCTGGAGGACGCGGTGCGCGCGGACGACGGGGTGGACTGGA from Streptomyces davaonensis JCM 4913 encodes the following:
- a CDS encoding NDP-hexose 2,3-dehydratase family protein, coding for MSAVLEDRAAFLEWFGERRAANTYRVTPVPLDSLDGWHFDPGTGNLGHRSGGFFTVEGIEASLGEDVGTWTQPIIIQDEIGILGILVKLFDGKPYFLMQAKMEPGNVNTLQLSPTVQATRSNYTRVHRGSAVPYLEYFVDPRQGRRVFDSLQSEQGSWFLAKRNRNMIVEIPEEAEVPAHDSFRWVSQDLLKDLLRIDNVVNMDSRTVLSGLPFLHGEQSATGDEPHTKAEILSWFTEARSNHVLERRRIPLNQVKGWSRGPERIEHERGTFFTVLGVEVEASSREVARWSQPLLAPVDRGVVAFLARRTSPEADWQVLVHAQSEAGTSDVVEMSPTVNCVPANYTHLPPQQRPPFLDHVLTAPPSRIHFDTVLSEEGGRFHHAENRYVLVEVPDDFGAAAQLPDDYIWMTRRQLTGFVRYGNHVNVVARSLLACLMD
- a CDS encoding aromatase/cyclase, giving the protein MTVREVEHEITIEAPAAEVYRLIADVESWPLIFPPSVLVERVEHTGNSANSGNEERIRIWATANGTAKNWTSRRVLDPEALRITFRQEVSAPPVAAMGGTWIAEALEPGRTRLRLLHDYRAVDDDPAGLEWIDQAVDRNSRSELAALKTNVELATGAPDLMLSFEDSVEINGSAKDVYDFINEANLWKDRLPHVAKVDLTEETPGLQVLRMDTLTKDGSSHTTESVRVCFPHHRIVYKQTTLPALMALHTGRWTLVEDDRGVTTATSQHTVIVNTENIHAILGESAGVPEARTFLRNALGTNSRATLGHAKTYAEAKAQP
- a CDS encoding Gfo/Idh/MocA family protein, whose protein sequence is MPSVGLGLLGCADIAIRKVLPALTPESGMRLVAVASRTPEKAKEAAARFNTRAVTGYQELLTDPEVEAVYIPLPPALRAPWIRAALDAGKHVFAEKPLTTNAQETAALAARASASGLTLMENYMFVHHAQHEYVRTLLSEGAIGELRTMQAAFTIPPRPPTDHRLDTALGGGALLDGAGYPIRAAQYFLGDDLTVLGASLRRSAPDAVDTAGAALLRTATGITAHITFGMEHFYVSRYQLLGTKGQITVDHAFTTPADHRPVIRMDHQNHQEQRTLTPDNQCANTLTRFATAVRTGTPTDIATSVAQSRIVEAIGNAAAR
- a CDS encoding WGR domain-containing protein gives rise to the protein MSAAQVRQSGNTTYLELSQESGSAHKFYEVTVEGTTVSVRFGRIGVDGQRQSSSFPTVEKAQAAAAKKIAEKVRKGYAPAVQGQRAARAVTRRQVTSAPSTARATAPVLWRFRTGASAFGIHVDEDRCWVGNQEGSVYNLSHDGEVLAHYSLPDGVKCLVADDFWIYAGCDDGRVYDLSAKVPFAAYDIAANVDIFWLDIHAGVLHVSDRDGGLTVIDHEDELQWSRNSSGEHGWMVRADDRAVYHGHSSGVTAYAADGTRQLWHTATSGNVLFGWQEEDAVYAGTGRRVVQRLAKSSGLVEASYQCDAAVYSCATSPGGRYVFAGDSASSVYCFTADGTRLWKLGTGGGSALSMQYHDGRLYTVSTDGSLACIDASEAAINAAQSGTVPVAADIKLAAALPTYAPLTTADSVATVSAVPAAGSGVVVECFEQGGRVRVRVISDGYEPSWNVQFPRAIRQPGARYVVDALHSASGGFYRVRGEIRRLV